Proteins co-encoded in one Armatimonadota bacterium genomic window:
- a CDS encoding aldehyde dehydrogenase family protein has product MAEMFIDGRSVPYPACERLPVLNPATEEVVDTVPRGGADAVDDAVTAAAAAQRAWRDLPAARRGEIVAAAARAVAAHLDELARLLTTEQGKPLREARLEVRRFVHTLEHYAGLAKNLRGGYVPALDEGAYGLILKQPLGVVAAIVPWNFPLSLLGNKLGPALVAGNTVVAKPAETTPLTTLRVAAVLHAAGVPPGVVNVVTGLGPEVGRALVVHPGVRKVAFTGSTPVGKEIMAAAAADLKRVTLELGGSDPMIVCDDADLDAAASAASVGRFFNCGQACLAVKRLYVFAQVADAFLERLRARVLRLRVGPGDADGVQLGPLHTARGREVIEAQVADALAAGARVLAGARRPAEPSRGFFYEPTLLLEPSHDARVAREEVFGPVLPVWRVRDLDEAIALANRSVYGLGSSIWTRDLDRASYAAERLEAGYTWINSPQKIYDELPFGGVKQSGVGKEHGIEALDYYMETKSVVVRRSS; this is encoded by the coding sequence ATGGCAGAGATGTTCATCGACGGTCGCAGCGTGCCGTACCCGGCCTGCGAACGCCTGCCCGTCCTCAACCCGGCGACCGAAGAGGTCGTCGACACGGTCCCGCGCGGCGGTGCCGACGCGGTCGACGACGCGGTGACGGCCGCCGCGGCGGCGCAGCGTGCCTGGCGCGACCTGCCGGCCGCGCGCCGCGGCGAGATCGTGGCCGCCGCGGCGCGCGCGGTCGCCGCGCACCTGGACGAGCTGGCACGGCTGCTCACCACCGAACAGGGCAAGCCGCTGCGCGAGGCCCGGCTCGAGGTCCGCCGGTTCGTGCACACGCTGGAACACTACGCCGGCCTCGCCAAGAATCTTCGCGGTGGGTACGTGCCAGCCCTGGACGAGGGCGCCTACGGTCTGATCCTCAAGCAGCCGCTGGGCGTGGTGGCCGCCATCGTGCCCTGGAACTTCCCCCTGTCGCTGCTGGGCAACAAGCTGGGGCCGGCGCTGGTGGCCGGCAACACCGTGGTGGCCAAGCCGGCCGAGACGACCCCGCTGACCACGTTGCGCGTCGCCGCCGTCCTGCACGCGGCCGGCGTGCCCCCCGGGGTGGTCAACGTGGTCACCGGGCTGGGCCCCGAGGTCGGCCGCGCGCTCGTGGTCCACCCGGGCGTGCGCAAGGTGGCGTTCACGGGCTCGACGCCGGTGGGCAAGGAGATCATGGCGGCCGCCGCCGCCGACCTCAAGCGTGTCACGCTGGAGCTGGGCGGTTCCGATCCGATGATCGTCTGCGACGACGCCGACCTGGACGCCGCCGCCAGCGCGGCCAGCGTCGGGCGCTTCTTCAACTGCGGGCAGGCGTGCCTGGCGGTGAAACGGCTCTACGTGTTCGCGCAGGTGGCCGACGCGTTCCTCGAGCGGTTGCGCGCGCGGGTCCTGCGGTTGCGGGTGGGGCCGGGCGACGCCGACGGCGTGCAGCTCGGCCCGCTGCACACGGCCCGGGGCCGCGAGGTGATCGAGGCGCAGGTGGCCGACGCGCTCGCCGCGGGCGCCCGGGTCCTGGCGGGCGCACGGCGGCCGGCGGAGCCCTCCCGCGGCTTCTTCTACGAGCCCACGCTGCTGCTCGAGCCCAGCCACGACGCCCGCGTGGCACGCGAAGAGGTGTTCGGGCCGGTGCTGCCCGTCTGGCGGGTGCGCGACCTCGACGAGGCCATCGCGCTCGCCAACCGGTCGGTCTACGGGCTGGGCTCGTCCATCTGGACCCGGGACCTCGACCGCGCCTCCTACGCGGCCGAGCGGCTCGAGGCGGGCTACACGTGGATCAACTCCCCCCAGAAGATCTACGACGAGCTCCCCTTCGGGGGGGTCAAGCAGAGCGGCGTGGGCAAGGAGCACGGCATCGAAGCCCTCGACTACTACATGGAGACGAAGTCGGTGGTGGTCCGGCGGTCCTCGTGA
- a CDS encoding OsmC family protein, whose translation MDVQVVWTAPRRFDGRSLETGARLTMDARPDAGGTGAGPSPMETVLMALAGCTGIDVVGILTKMRAPLEGLVIDVSADRATDHPRVFTAIRLRYVAWGRGLQREQVERAVRLSEEKYCSVSAMLRKTATITVEIVTGDRPPQAAAAAP comes from the coding sequence ATGGACGTACAGGTTGTCTGGACGGCACCCAGGCGGTTCGACGGACGGTCACTGGAGACCGGCGCCCGCCTGACCATGGACGCGCGCCCCGACGCGGGCGGCACCGGCGCGGGGCCCTCGCCCATGGAGACCGTGCTCATGGCGCTGGCCGGGTGCACCGGGATCGACGTGGTCGGCATCCTGACCAAGATGCGGGCGCCGCTGGAGGGCCTGGTGATCGACGTCTCGGCCGACCGCGCGACCGACCACCCGAGGGTGTTCACGGCGATCCGGCTGCGCTACGTGGCCTGGGGCCGCGGTCTGCAGCGCGAGCAGGTCGAGCGGGCGGTGCGGCTGTCGGAGGAGAAGTACTGCTCGGTCTCGGCGATGCTGCGCAAGACCGCCACGATCACCGTGGAGATCGTGACCGGTGACCGGCCCCCGCAGGCCGCAGCTGCCGCACCGTGA
- a CDS encoding MFS transporter produces the protein MTAPAPESPERTRPLRDALSLLALLSVGRYLAFLGRLNIVPFYPELMHRFGTSYAGAGTLFSAFFVGYALMLVPAGAAADRRHPRRQMAVGLALLGLAGAVVALAPTYPVAFAARVAVGVAVALTYTTTLKLVAVVFSRANRGRAVGIMEWATSLGMLTALSLLPVLSQWISYQALLLALPVLCAATLVAFPRVPLGPTPSPDRPARPAPEFRSVVGRDFVLIAVSALLGLFTISGILSWLPSHLTDALGYSKPQAGAVMAVVLLAQMLGVYPAGSLSDRLRRRLPLVWGATAALAVCALALAVAPAGVWIYVLACVLGLGMSASVTPLTVLSMERFGPERAGLVGAVTVASGQAGSGLSGAVFGWILDRTGSFTAIWLVASVLAALRLVTTMQIREEPAVPRQPADARA, from the coding sequence GTGACCGCCCCGGCGCCGGAGAGTCCGGAGCGTACGCGTCCTCTGCGCGACGCGCTGTCGCTGCTCGCCCTGCTGAGCGTCGGCCGGTACCTTGCCTTCCTCGGGCGGCTCAACATCGTGCCCTTCTACCCCGAGCTCATGCACCGCTTCGGCACGAGCTACGCTGGCGCCGGCACGCTTTTCTCGGCCTTCTTCGTCGGCTACGCGCTGATGCTCGTCCCCGCCGGCGCGGCCGCCGACCGCCGTCATCCGCGTCGCCAGATGGCCGTGGGGCTGGCGCTGCTGGGCCTCGCCGGAGCCGTCGTGGCGCTCGCCCCCACCTACCCGGTGGCGTTCGCCGCCCGTGTCGCCGTCGGCGTCGCCGTCGCGCTGACCTACACCACCACGTTGAAACTCGTGGCCGTCGTCTTCTCCCGCGCCAACCGCGGCAGGGCCGTGGGCATCATGGAGTGGGCCACGAGCCTGGGCATGCTGACGGCGCTGAGCCTGCTCCCGGTGCTCAGCCAGTGGATCTCCTACCAGGCGCTGCTGCTGGCCCTGCCGGTGCTGTGCGCGGCCACGCTCGTGGCCTTCCCCCGCGTGCCGCTGGGCCCCACGCCATCCCCCGACCGGCCCGCCCGCCCGGCGCCGGAGTTCCGCAGCGTGGTGGGGCGCGACTTCGTGCTGATCGCCGTCTCGGCGCTGCTGGGCCTGTTCACCATCAGCGGGATCCTCAGCTGGCTGCCCTCGCACCTGACCGACGCCCTCGGGTACTCGAAGCCCCAGGCTGGCGCGGTGATGGCCGTGGTGCTCCTCGCGCAGATGCTCGGGGTCTATCCTGCGGGCAGCCTGTCTGACCGGCTGCGCCGGCGGCTCCCGCTGGTCTGGGGCGCCACCGCCGCCCTGGCGGTCTGCGCGCTCGCGCTGGCGGTCGCTCCCGCGGGCGTGTGGATCTACGTCCTGGCGTGCGTGCTGGGCCTTGGCATGTCGGCCAGCGTCACGCCCCTCACGGTGCTCAGCATGGAGCGGTTCGGGCCGGAACGCGCGGGTCTCGTAGGGGCGGTGACAGTCGCCTCGGGCCAGGCGGGCTCGGGGCTCTCCGGTGCCGTGTTCGGGTGGATCCTCGATCGGACCGGCAGCTTCACGGCCATCTGGCTCGTGGCCTCGGTGCTGGCCGCGCTGCGGCTGGTCACGACGATGCAGATTCGGGAGGAGCCGGCGGTCCCGCGGCAACCGGCGGATGCCCGCGCCTGA
- a CDS encoding LuxR C-terminal-related transcriptional regulator, giving the protein MDLPATATPLIGRETELAAVKAALLRDDVRLVTLTGAPGIGKTRLAVEVASAVAGAFAHGVTFVDLAPLGDPAQVSWAIAQRLGIPLRAKPPPVEALAQALRDRRLLLLLDNFEHVVEAAPEVAAMVAATLHLKVLVTSREPLRLSWEHQIAIPPLRVPDLSRPLDPAAVAASPAAMLFVARAQAVDSAFALTPTNARAVAEICVGLDGLPLALELAAAQVKALPPEAIRDRLDHRLTLLQRAARDLPARHQSLRAAVGWSYSRLEPGHQALFRRLAVFVGGFPLEGAEAVCADLDVDVLDGLASLVDKSLLQRDEHPEGNPRFRMLETFRAFALEQLAASGEAELARHRHADFYLALVERAEPALTGPQQAQWLDRLERDYPNIRAVLDRARAGDVDAAILPRLAAAAWRFWNVRGYWVEGRAWTAAALPLVPAEAVALRLRVLYGAAVLAWRVREHAAATALAEDAVAQARHLGDSQTQAHALRTLALIARDRRELARARELAAQSLALFEERQDRQGMATAARLLGLVFIEADDFRHARKPFERSLALSRELGDDRGAAWSTYGIAAVALAEGDLVQAAALGEACLRAFEARAERDGVAQTLVHLGRIALARGSHEEADRLLTQALHLRRQLADPVMIASSQRELAVIAQDAGADGRAAALYRESLELLERAGDRLGVARCLEGVAVLAAESGQADQAARLFGAADALLDRIGVGRWPGWHPAEVRPERLARARSSAEDRLGSEAFRRAVAAGARLSFSVAVAEALGVRAGKAAPQARPARAGSLTPRELEVAGLVALGLSNREIARRLFISENTAATHVQHILGKLEFSSRAQIATWAVEQGLKPQA; this is encoded by the coding sequence GTGGATCTGCCGGCCACCGCCACCCCGCTCATCGGGCGCGAGACGGAACTGGCCGCTGTCAAGGCGGCGCTGCTGCGCGACGATGTGCGGCTGGTGACGCTCACCGGCGCCCCCGGGATCGGGAAGACGCGCCTGGCGGTGGAGGTGGCCTCCGCCGTAGCGGGGGCATTTGCCCACGGCGTGACTTTCGTGGACCTGGCCCCGCTTGGCGATCCCGCACAGGTCAGCTGGGCCATTGCGCAGCGGCTGGGCATCCCCCTGCGCGCCAAGCCGCCCCCAGTGGAGGCGCTCGCCCAGGCGCTGCGGGACCGGCGGCTTCTGCTGCTCCTGGACAACTTCGAACACGTCGTGGAGGCGGCGCCTGAGGTGGCCGCCATGGTGGCGGCGACGCTACACCTCAAGGTGCTGGTCACCAGCCGCGAGCCGCTGCGCCTCAGCTGGGAGCATCAGATCGCCATCCCGCCCCTGCGGGTTCCCGACCTGAGCCGCCCGCTGGATCCGGCGGCGGTAGCGGCATCACCTGCCGCCATGCTCTTCGTGGCCCGGGCTCAGGCGGTTGATAGCGCGTTCGCCCTGACCCCTACAAACGCGCGGGCCGTCGCCGAGATCTGCGTGGGTCTGGACGGCCTGCCCCTGGCACTGGAGCTGGCCGCCGCGCAGGTGAAGGCGCTCCCCCCGGAGGCGATCCGCGACCGCCTGGACCACCGGCTCACCCTGCTCCAACGGGCGGCCCGGGACCTGCCGGCCCGGCACCAGTCGCTGCGGGCGGCCGTGGGGTGGAGCTACTCCCGGCTGGAACCAGGTCATCAAGCGCTCTTCCGCCGCCTGGCCGTGTTCGTGGGCGGGTTTCCTCTGGAGGGAGCCGAGGCCGTGTGCGCGGACCTCGACGTGGACGTGCTCGACGGACTGGCCTCTCTGGTCGACAAGAGCCTGCTACAGCGGGACGAGCACCCCGAGGGCAACCCACGCTTTCGGATGCTGGAAACCTTCCGTGCATTCGCCCTGGAGCAGCTGGCGGCGAGCGGTGAAGCCGAGCTCGCCCGTCACCGCCATGCCGACTTCTACCTCGCCCTGGTGGAGCGGGCCGAACCCGCACTTACCGGGCCGCAGCAGGCTCAGTGGCTCGACCGGTTGGAACGCGACTATCCCAACATCCGTGCTGTGCTGGATCGAGCACGAGCAGGTGACGTGGACGCCGCCATCCTCCCACGGTTGGCCGCCGCAGCATGGCGCTTCTGGAACGTGCGCGGCTACTGGGTGGAAGGACGCGCTTGGACCGCGGCCGCCCTGCCCCTCGTCCCGGCGGAAGCCGTCGCCCTGCGCCTGCGGGTGCTGTACGGCGCGGCCGTGCTTGCCTGGCGCGTCCGTGAGCATGCCGCAGCGACTGCTCTGGCCGAGGACGCCGTCGCCCAGGCCAGGCATCTGGGAGACAGCCAGACCCAGGCGCACGCCCTCCGCACACTGGCCCTGATCGCCAGGGACCGGCGTGAACTGGCGCGGGCGCGGGAGCTGGCTGCGCAGAGCCTGGCGCTCTTCGAAGAGCGGCAGGACAGGCAGGGGATGGCCACCGCGGCGCGGCTCCTGGGGCTGGTGTTCATCGAGGCGGATGACTTCCGGCACGCAAGGAAACCATTTGAACGGAGTCTTGCCCTCTCCCGGGAACTCGGCGACGACCGCGGCGCGGCCTGGTCCACGTACGGCATAGCCGCCGTCGCGCTGGCCGAGGGCGACCTGGTCCAGGCCGCGGCCCTGGGAGAGGCGTGCCTGCGCGCGTTCGAGGCGCGGGCGGAACGGGACGGCGTGGCTCAGACCCTGGTCCACCTGGGGCGCATCGCGCTGGCGCGCGGCAGCCACGAGGAGGCCGACCGACTCCTGACTCAGGCGCTGCACCTGCGCCGGCAGCTCGCAGATCCTGTCATGATCGCGTCCTCCCAGCGGGAACTGGCCGTCATCGCCCAGGATGCGGGGGCCGACGGGCGGGCGGCCGCCCTCTACCGGGAATCCCTGGAGCTGTTAGAGCGGGCCGGCGACCGGCTGGGGGTCGCGCGCTGCCTGGAGGGGGTGGCGGTGCTGGCCGCAGAGAGCGGGCAGGCAGACCAGGCGGCCAGGCTCTTCGGCGCCGCCGATGCGCTGCTGGATCGGATTGGTGTTGGCAGGTGGCCCGGCTGGCATCCTGCGGAGGTGCGGCCCGAGCGTCTGGCACGCGCGCGTTCTAGTGCGGAGGACCGGCTTGGCTCCGAAGCCTTCCGGCGTGCGGTGGCCGCCGGGGCAAGGCTCTCCTTCAGCGTGGCGGTGGCCGAGGCCTTGGGGGTGCGCGCCGGCAAAGCCGCGCCGCAGGCCCGGCCGGCACGGGCTGGGTCGCTGACGCCGCGGGAACTGGAAGTCGCCGGCCTGGTGGCTTTAGGTCTGTCGAACCGCGAGATCGCCCGCCGACTGTTCATCAGCGAGAACACCGCGGCTACCCACGTCCAGCACATCCTGGGCAAACTGGAGTTCTCTTCTCGCGCGCAGATCGCCACCTGGGCCGTCGAGCAGGGCCTCAAGCCGCAGGCCTGA